Proteins co-encoded in one Cricetulus griseus strain 17A/GY chromosome 1 unlocalized genomic scaffold, alternate assembly CriGri-PICRH-1.0 chr1_1, whole genome shotgun sequence genomic window:
- the Reep4 gene encoding receptor expression-enhancing protein 4 codes for MVSWMICRLVVLVFGMLYPAYASYKAVKSKNIREYVRWMMYWIVFAIFMAAETFTDVFISWFPFYYEIKMAFVLWLLSPYTKGASLLYRKFVHPSLSRHEKEIDACIVQAKERSYETMLSFGKRSLNIAASAAVQAATKSQGALAGRLRSFSMQDLRSIPDTPAPTYQDPLYLEDQIPRRRPPIGYRPGGLQDSDTEDECWSDNEITPQPTVRPREKPLGRSQSLRVVKRKPLIREGTSRSLKVRTRKKTMPSDMDS; via the exons ATGGTGTCCTGGATGATCTGTCGTCTGGTGGT GCTCGTATTTGGGATGCTGTATCCTGCATATGCTTCCTACAAGGCTGTGAAGAGCAAAAACATTCGAGAATAT GTCCGGTGGATGATGTACTGGATTGTCTTTGCAATCTTCATGGCCGCAGAGACCTTCACAGATGTCTTCATTTCCTG GTTCCCTTTTTACTATGAGATCAAGATGGCCTTCGTGCTATGGCTGCTCTCACCTTACACCAAGGGAGCTAGCCTGCTTTACCGAAAGTTTGTCCACCCGTCCCTATCCCGCCATGAGAAG GAGATCGATGCATGCATTGTGCAGGCAAAGGAGCGCAGCTATGAGACCATGCTCAGTTTCGGGAAGCGGAGCCTCAACATCGCGGCCTCAGCTGCTGTGCAGGCTGCTACCAAG AGTCAGGGTGCTCTAGCTGGAAGACTACGGAGCTTCTCCATGCAAGACCTCCGCTCTATCCCTGACACCCCTGCTCCCACCTACCAAGATCCCCTCTACCTGGAAGATCAGATACCCCGACGCAGACCCCCGATTG GGTACCGGCCAGGCGGCCTGCAAGATAGTGACACAGAGGATGAGTGTTGGTCAGACAATGAGATAACCCCCCAGCCAACTGTCCGGCCCCGAGAGAAGCCTCTGGGCCGCAGCCAGAGCCTTCGGGTGGTCAAGAGGAAGCCATTGATTCGAGAG GGCACCTCACGGTCCCTGAAGGTCCGAACCCGGAAAAAGACAATGCCCTCGGACATGGACAGCTAG
- the Lgi3 gene encoding leucine-rich repeat LGI family member 3, which yields MAGLGARLGPGRRLLVLSTLGFCLMLQASAKRPPKTPPCPPSCSCTRDTAFCVDSKAVPKNLPSEVISLTLVNAAFSEIQDGAFSHLPLLQFLLLNSNKFTLIGDNAFTGLSHLQYLFVENNDIWALSKFTFRGLKSLTHLSLANNNLQTLPRDIFRPLDILSDLDLRGNALNCDCKVKWLVEWLAHTNTTVAPIYCASPPRFQEHKVQDLPLREFDCITTDFVLYQTLSFPAVSAEPFLYSSDLYLALAQPGASACTVLKWDYVERQLRDYDRIPAPSAVHCKPMVVDGQLYVVVAQLFGGSYIYHWDPNTTRFTKLQDIDPQRVRKPNDLEAFRIDGDWYFAVADSSKAGATSLYRWHQNGFYSHQALHAWHRDTDLEFVDGEGKPRLIVSSSSQAPVIYQWSRSQKQFVVQGEVTQVPDAQAVKHFRAGRDSYLCLSRYIGDSKILRWEGTRFSEVQALPSRGSLALQPFLVGGHRYLALGSDFSFTQIYQWDEGRQKFVRFQELAVQAPRAFCYMPAGDAQLLLAPSFKGQTLVYRHVVVDLSA from the exons ATGGCGGGGCTAGGAGCCAGGCTGGGCCCTGGGCGCAGGCTACTGGTGTTGTCCACGCTGGGTTTTTGCCTAATGCTGCAAGCCAGTGCCAAGAGACCTCCTAAGACGCCCCCCTGCCCACCCAGCTGCTCCTGCACGAGGGACACCGCCTTCTGCGTGGACTCTAAGGCAGTGCCCAAGAACCTGCCTTCAGAGGTCATCTCCCT GACCCTGGTGAATGCTGCTTTCTCAGAGATCCAAGATGGAGCCTTCTCCCACCTGCCACTTTTACAGTTCTT GTTACTCAACTCCAACAAGTTCACGCTCATTGGAGACAATGCCTTCACAGGACTGTCGCACCTGCAGTACct CTTCGTCGAGAACAATGACATCTGGGCACTCTCCAAGTTTACCTTTAGAGGACTCAAGTCCTTGACACACCT CTCACTGGCCAACAATAACCTGCAGACACTGCCCAGAGACATCTTTCGTCCCCTGGACATCCTGAGTGACTT AGACCTCCGGGGCAACGCACTTAACTGTGACTGCAAGGTGAAGTGGCTGGTGGAATGGCTGGCACACACCAACACCACTGTGGCCCCTATCTACTGTGCCAGCCCACCCCGCTTCCAGGAGCACAAGGTGCAAGACTTGCCTCTTCGGGAATTTGACTGCATCACCACCG ATTTTGTCCTCTACCAGACACTGTCCTTCCCAGCAGTGTCAGCAGAACCCTTCCTTTACTCCAGTGACCTCTATTTGGCTCTGGCCCAGCCAGGTGCCAGCGCCTGCACCGTCCTGAAGTGGGACTATGTGGAACGACAGCTTCGAGACTATGATAGAATTCCAG CCCCCTCAGCTGTGCACTGCAAGCCGATGGTGGTGGATGGCCAGCTCTATGTAGTCGTGGCCCAGCTGTTCGGTGGCTCATACATTTACCACTGGGATCCCAACACCACACGTTTCACAAAGCTGCAGGACATCGACCCACAGCGTGTACGCAAGCCCAATGACCTGGAAGCCTTCCGCATCGACGGTGACTGGTACTTTGCAGTGGCTGATAGCTCCAAGGCAGGTGCCACTAGCCTCTACCGTTGGCACCAGAATGGCTTCTATTCCCACCAGGCCCTGCACGCCTGGCACCGTGACACTGACCTGGAGTTTGTTGATGGTGAGGGCAAGCCACGGTTGATTGTGTCTAGCAGTTCTCAGGCACCTGTCATCTATCAGTGGAGTCGTTCTCAGAAGCAGTTTGTGGTTCAGGGAGAGGTGACCCAGGTACCCGATGCCCAGGCTGTGAAACACTTTCGTGCTGGGCGAGACAGCTACCTGTGTCTTAGTCGCTACATTGGTGACTCCAAGATCCTGCGCTGGGAGGGTACCCGTTTCTCTGAGGTGCAGGCCCTTCCCTCCAGGGGTTCGCTGGCCCTACAGCCCTTCCTGGTGGGTGGCCACCGCTACCTGGCACTGGGCAGTGACTTCTCCTTCACGCAGATCTACCAGTGGGACGAGGGGCGACAGAAGTTTGTACGGTTCCAGGAGCTAGCTGTACAGGCCCCTCGGGCCTTCTGCTACATGCCTGCTGGAGATGCCCAGCTGCTCCTGGCCCCTAGTTTCAAGGGACAGACACTGGTGTACCGACATGTTGTGGTGGATCTCAGTGCCTAG